The proteins below are encoded in one region of Pongo pygmaeus isolate AG05252 chromosome 20, NHGRI_mPonPyg2-v2.0_pri, whole genome shotgun sequence:
- the LOC129019686 gene encoding zinc finger protein 780A isoform X3: protein MLENYSHLISLAGSSISKPDVITLLEQEKEPWMVVRKETSRRYPDLESKYGPEKVSSKNDTSEVNLPKQVIKQISTTLGLEAFYFRNDSEYRRFEGLQGYQEGNINQKMISYEKLPTYTPHASLICNTHKPYECKECGKYFSRSANLIQHQSIHTGEKPFECKECGKAFRLHIQFTRHQKFHTGEKPFECNECGKAFSLLTLLNRHKNIHTGEKLFECKECGKSFNRSSNLVQHQSIHSGVKPYECKECGKGFNRGAHLIQHQKIHSNEKPFVCKECGMAFRYHYQLIEHCQIHTGEKPFECKECGKAFTLLTKLVRHQKIHTGEKPFECRECGKAFSLLNQLNRHKNIHTGEKPFECKECGKSFNRSSNLVQHQSIHAGVKPYECKECGKGFNRGAHLIQHQKIHSNEKPFVCRECEMAFRYHCQLIEHSRIHTGDKPFECQDCGKAFNRGSSLVQHQSIHTGEKPYECKECGKAFRLYLQLSQHQKTHTGEKPFECKECGKFFRRGSNLNQHRSIHTGKKPFECKECGKAFRLHMHLTRHQKLHTGEKPFECKECGKAFRLHMQLTRHQKLHTGEKPFECKEGGKVFSLPTQLNRHKDIHTGEKPS from the coding sequence atTTGGAGTCAAAATATGGACCTGAGAAAGTATCTTCAAAAAATGATACCTCTGAAGTAAATTTACCCAAACAGGTTATAAAGCAAATAAGTACAACTCTTGGCCTTGAGgccttttattttagaaatgactCAGAATATAGAAGATTTGAGGGACTACAGGGATATCAAGAAGGAAATATCAATCAAAAGATGATCAGCTATGAAAAATTGCCTACTTATACTCCTCATGCTTCTCTTATTTGCAATACACATAAACcgtatgaatgtaaggaatgtgggaaataCTTTAGTCGTAGTGCAAATCTTATTCAGCATCAGAgtattcatactggagagaaaccctttgAATGTAAggagtgtgggaaagcctttcGACTTCACATACAATTTACTCGACATCAGAAAtttcatactggtgagaaaccttTTGAATGTAACGAATGTGGAAAGGCCTTTAGTCTTCTTACCCTGCTTAATCGCCACAAGAACATTCACACAGGTGAGAAACTGtttgaatgtaaggaatgtgggaagtcCTTTAATCGTAGTTCCAACCTTGTTCAACATCAGAGTATTCATTCTGGTGTAAAACCATATGAATGTAAGGAGTGTGGGAAAGGCTTTAATCGTGGTGCACACCTTATTCAGCATCAGAAAATTCATTCCAATGAGAAACCCTTTgtatgtaaggaatgtgggatggcCTTTCGATATCATTACCAACTTATTGAACATTGCCAaattcatactggtgagaaaccctttgaatgtaaagaatgtggaaaggcatttACTCTTCTGACAAAGCTTGTTCGACATCAGAAGattcatactggtgagaaaccctTTGAATGCAgggaatgtgggaaggcctttagTCTTCTCAACCAGCTTAATCGCCATAAGAACATTCACACTGGTGAAAAACCAtttgaatgtaaggaatgtgggaagtcCTTTAATCGTAGCTCAAACCTTGTTCAACATCAGAGTATTCATGCTGGTGTAAAACCATATGAATGTAAGGAGTGTGGGAAAGGCTTTAATCGTGGTGCACACCTTATTCAGCATCAGAAAATTCATTCCAATGAGAAACCTTTTGTATGTAGGGAATGTGAGATGGCCTTCAGATATCATTGCCAACTTATTGAACATTCTCGAATTCATACTGGTGACAAGCCATTTGAATGTCAAGACTGTGGGAAGGCCTTCAATCGTGGCTCAAGCCTTGTTCAACATCAGAGTATTCACACTGGTGAGAagccctatgaatgtaaggagTGTGGGAAGGCTTTTAGACTTTACCTACAACTTTCCCAACATCAGAAAACTCACACAGGTGAGAAACCAtttgaatgtaaggaatgtgggaaattcTTTCGTCGTGGTTCAAATCTTAATCAACATCGAAGTATTCATACCGGAAAGAAACCCtttgaatgtaaggaatgtgggaaagcctttcgACTTCATATGCACCTTACTCGACATCAGAAATTGcatactggtgagaaaccctTTGAATGTAAggagtgtgggaaagcctttcGACTTCATATGCAACTTACTCGACATCAGAAATTGcatactggtgagaaaccctTTGAAtgtaaggaaggtggaaaggtttTTAGTCTTCCCACCCAGCTTAATCGCCATAAGGACATTCACACAGGTGAGAAGCCATcttga